In the genome of Nitrospira japonica, one region contains:
- the mpqE gene encoding methyl-plastoquinone biosynthesis methyltransferase MpqE gives MTQSPPGNDAEARTISTWSGEAREQAVQRMFTAIAGVYDLNNTLLSFGLHHRWKKRTARCVPPVEHGTALDVGAGTADLALLLEPRMGAKGRVVASDLNHAMLAEGLKKVTAKGLAGKVTCLQANAEHLGFADDIFDAVTTGFCMRNVGNLAQAVREIRRVMKPGGTFVCLEFSRPVFGWLRALYDWYSFTLLPWIGTKVAHDRTGVYEYLPASIRTFPDQERLCVILKEAGFREVSYRNLSGGIVAIHIAMK, from the coding sequence GTGACACAGTCTCCACCCGGGAACGACGCGGAAGCCCGCACCATCTCGACCTGGTCGGGCGAAGCCCGCGAGCAGGCCGTGCAGCGGATGTTTACGGCCATCGCGGGCGTCTACGATCTGAATAACACGCTACTGAGCTTCGGCCTCCATCACCGCTGGAAAAAACGAACCGCTCGCTGCGTACCGCCGGTGGAGCACGGCACTGCCCTCGACGTCGGAGCCGGCACGGCCGATCTGGCGCTGTTGCTGGAACCTCGCATGGGCGCAAAGGGACGCGTCGTGGCCTCCGATCTGAACCATGCCATGCTGGCGGAAGGGCTCAAAAAGGTGACCGCCAAGGGCTTGGCGGGAAAAGTGACCTGTCTCCAGGCGAACGCCGAGCATTTGGGGTTTGCCGACGATATATTCGACGCGGTGACAACCGGCTTTTGCATGCGCAACGTCGGCAACCTGGCGCAGGCCGTGAGAGAGATCCGCCGTGTGATGAAACCGGGCGGGACGTTCGTCTGCCTGGAATTTTCCCGGCCGGTTTTCGGATGGCTTCGCGCCCTCTATGATTGGTATTCTTTTACGTTGCTGCCGTGGATCGGCACGAAAGTCGCCCATGACAGGACGGGGGTCTACGAATATCTTCCGGCCTCGATCCGGACGTTTCCCGATCAGGAACGGCTCTGTGTGATCCTGAAGGAAGCCGGCTTCCGGGAGGTCTCCTATCGAAACCTCTCGGGCGGCATCGTCGCCATCCATATTGCCATGAAATAA
- the uvrA gene encoding excinuclease ABC subunit UvrA → MGNSIVIKGAREHNLKNIDVEIPRDQLVVITGLSGSGKSSLAFDTIYAEGQRRYVESLSAYARQFLDQMGKPDLDSIEGLSPAISIEQKSTSHNPRSTVGTVTEIYDYLRLLFARVGRPHCFQCGQEITAQTVQQMVDAIFALPEGMKFQVLAPIVRGRKGEYRKELLEMRRAGYVRARVDGKLVDLADDIALDKQKKHTIEIVVDRLVMKPGDALMRRLADSVEASLKLSGGLVGVLTDEGKTLLYSENLACIRCGVSYPEVTPRIFSFNSPHGACPACDGIGYAVTPGCPEDEDLTLLELCDVCKGARLRPESLAVKVAGKSIAAVTELSVRAAADFFSGLKFTDRELVIAHRILKEIRERLGFLVNVGLDYLTLDRTAATLSGGEGQRIRLATQIGSGLVGVLYILDEPSIGLHQRDNRRLLQTLLRLRDLGNTVVVVEHDAETMLAADHIVDMGPGAGSHGGHVIAQGSPKQVMDDPRSLTGQYLRGTQTVAVPSRHRKPKGFLSVVDARKHNLKGVTAKIPLGLLTCVTGVSGSGKSTLVLEVLFHSLSQLLYHKKPKIDGCKELRGVSALDKVIDIDQSPIGRTPRSNPATYTGLFGYIRDLFSNLPESRMRGYKPGRYSFNVKGGRCEACQGDGLIKIEMHFLPDVYVTCEVCKGQRYNRETLEILHKGKSIADILNMTVDDALEFFEHIPLIKAKLQTLHDVGLHYVRLGQSATTLSGGEAQRVKLSRELSKRATGRTMYILDEPTTGLHFADVQRLLDVLDRLVEAGNTVLVIEHNLDVIRNADWIIDLGPDGGDRGGQIVAEGPPEDIAASKRSYTGQVLKEAGL, encoded by the coding sequence ATGGGAAATTCCATCGTCATCAAGGGCGCCCGCGAACACAATCTCAAGAACATCGACGTCGAAATTCCCCGTGATCAGTTGGTCGTCATCACGGGTTTGAGCGGATCGGGCAAATCGTCGCTCGCCTTCGACACGATCTACGCCGAGGGTCAGCGGCGCTATGTTGAATCGCTGTCCGCCTATGCGCGCCAATTCCTCGATCAAATGGGCAAGCCCGACCTCGATTCGATCGAGGGCCTGTCGCCGGCCATCTCGATCGAACAAAAGAGTACGAGCCACAATCCCCGTTCCACGGTCGGGACCGTCACCGAGATTTATGATTATCTCAGGCTGCTCTTCGCGCGCGTCGGCCGGCCGCATTGTTTCCAATGCGGTCAGGAGATCACGGCCCAGACCGTTCAGCAGATGGTCGATGCGATTTTCGCCCTGCCGGAAGGCATGAAGTTCCAGGTCCTTGCGCCGATCGTTCGGGGGAGAAAGGGCGAATATCGGAAAGAACTGCTGGAGATGCGCCGCGCCGGCTATGTCCGCGCCCGCGTCGACGGCAAGCTTGTCGATCTCGCCGACGACATCGCCCTCGACAAGCAGAAAAAACACACGATCGAGATCGTCGTCGACCGGTTGGTGATGAAGCCGGGCGACGCGCTGATGCGCCGGCTTGCCGATTCGGTGGAGGCGTCGCTGAAATTGTCCGGAGGCTTGGTCGGCGTGCTGACCGACGAGGGCAAGACGCTGCTCTACAGCGAGAATCTGGCCTGCATCCGATGCGGCGTCAGTTACCCGGAGGTGACGCCGCGCATCTTCTCGTTCAACAGCCCGCACGGAGCCTGTCCCGCCTGCGACGGCATCGGGTATGCCGTGACGCCGGGCTGTCCGGAGGACGAGGATCTCACGCTGCTGGAACTCTGCGACGTGTGCAAAGGGGCGAGGTTGCGGCCCGAAAGTCTGGCCGTCAAAGTGGCCGGAAAATCGATCGCGGCCGTCACCGAACTGTCAGTGCGGGCCGCGGCCGACTTTTTCAGCGGCTTGAAGTTCACCGATAGGGAACTGGTGATTGCACATCGAATTCTAAAAGAAATACGCGAGCGCCTCGGCTTCTTAGTCAACGTGGGGCTCGATTATCTGACACTGGATCGGACGGCGGCCACCTTGTCCGGCGGGGAGGGTCAACGAATCCGATTGGCCACTCAGATCGGATCGGGTCTCGTCGGCGTGCTCTACATTCTGGATGAACCGTCGATCGGACTGCACCAGCGGGACAACCGACGGTTGCTGCAAACGCTGTTGCGGCTGCGGGATCTCGGCAATACCGTCGTCGTGGTGGAGCACGACGCGGAAACGATGCTGGCGGCCGACCACATTGTGGACATGGGACCGGGGGCCGGCTCGCATGGCGGGCACGTCATCGCGCAGGGCAGCCCCAAGCAGGTCATGGACGATCCTCGTTCCTTGACCGGACAGTATTTGCGGGGAACGCAAACCGTTGCCGTGCCAAGCCGGCACCGAAAACCCAAAGGGTTCCTGTCCGTCGTCGATGCGCGGAAACACAATCTCAAGGGCGTGACGGCCAAGATTCCTCTCGGGTTGTTGACCTGCGTCACGGGGGTCTCGGGTTCGGGCAAGAGTACGTTGGTGCTCGAAGTCCTGTTTCACTCCCTGTCCCAGTTGCTGTACCACAAGAAACCGAAGATCGACGGGTGCAAGGAATTGCGCGGCGTCTCCGCGCTCGACAAGGTGATCGACATCGATCAGTCGCCGATCGGGCGCACGCCTCGTTCGAATCCCGCGACCTACACGGGATTGTTCGGGTATATCCGCGATCTTTTCTCCAACCTGCCGGAATCCCGGATGCGGGGTTATAAGCCCGGCCGGTACAGCTTCAACGTCAAAGGCGGCCGTTGCGAAGCCTGCCAGGGCGACGGACTCATCAAGATCGAGATGCATTTTCTGCCGGACGTGTACGTCACCTGCGAAGTCTGCAAAGGGCAGCGGTACAATCGGGAGACCCTCGAGATCTTGCATAAGGGAAAGAGCATCGCCGACATCCTGAACATGACGGTCGACGACGCGCTGGAATTTTTCGAGCACATCCCGCTGATCAAAGCGAAGCTCCAAACCCTGCACGACGTCGGGTTGCATTATGTGAGACTGGGACAGTCGGCCACGACGCTGTCCGGGGGTGAGGCCCAGCGAGTCAAACTGTCGCGCGAGTTGTCGAAGCGGGCGACCGGCCGTACGATGTATATCCTGGACGAACCGACCACTGGATTGCATTTTGCCGATGTCCAGCGCTTGCTCGATGTGCTCGACCGGCTGGTCGAAGCGGGAAACACCGTGCTCGTCATCGAGCACAATCTTGACGTCATCAGGAATGCCGATTGGATCATCGACTTGGGGCCTGACGGAGGAGACCGGGGAGGCCAGATCGTTGCGGAAGGCCCACCGGAAGATATCGCCGCGTCGAAACGGTCGTACACGGGGCAGGTATTGAAGGAAGCGGGGCTATGA
- a CDS encoding beta/gamma crystallin domain-containing protein → MSYMKVFAAGVGITMGLLGGLPAQAADVEMQVVDKNCYIEIFEDDNYDADDPHIKIQGPKEFATLKSLQGKDWANDIESVIVGSNATVYAYEDKDFKGTEIVFAPGQKVPNLGKLDMANDIESMKIVCGK, encoded by the coding sequence ATGTCATACATGAAGGTGTTTGCCGCTGGCGTCGGGATCACGATGGGTCTGTTGGGAGGCCTGCCGGCCCAGGCCGCGGACGTCGAAATGCAGGTTGTGGACAAGAACTGCTACATCGAGATTTTCGAGGACGACAACTATGATGCCGATGACCCGCACATCAAGATTCAGGGACCAAAAGAGTTCGCAACGTTAAAAAGTTTGCAGGGAAAGGACTGGGCCAATGACATTGAAAGCGTGATCGTGGGTTCCAATGCCACCGTGTATGCGTATGAGGACAAGGATTTCAAAGGGACGGAGATTGTGTTTGCTCCGGGTCAGAAAGTGCCGAATCTTGGGAAGCTCGATATGGCCAACGACATCGAGTCCATGAAGATTGTCTGCGGTAAATAG
- a CDS encoding AI-2E family transporter, protein MQAVDSCLPPGDKPRPPNIQGDIPPSGGQTIRSVALTGLFILALLYTLHLGQVVFLPLTIAVMLSVLLAPIPRWLRRIHVPEPVSATLLLSIVVFGLGYGMTFLAEPAAGWLEKAPHVFREAEYKLRVIKKPMQELSKAGELIATATTLDEAKKVQKVEIHNGIWPARMFTITSELLMGGATMLILLFFLLSSGDLFLEKLVKILPTFEDKKRAVEIVREIEHRLARYLVTVSGINIALGIAVGVGMHLLGMPNAPLWGVMAAMLTFIPYLGHMIGVSVVTLVAAVTFDDLGQILTVGGLYWALAVIEGTLVNPMIVGHRLELNPVIIVVALMLWGWIWGIGGTFVAVPLMVGVKIFCDHIEPLAPIGEFLGAREGGG, encoded by the coding sequence ATGCAGGCGGTCGATTCATGTCTTCCTCCGGGCGACAAGCCTCGTCCGCCGAATATCCAGGGGGACATCCCACCTTCCGGCGGACAGACCATTCGCTCGGTTGCGCTCACCGGGCTGTTTATCCTGGCTCTTCTCTATACGTTGCATCTGGGCCAAGTCGTGTTCCTGCCTCTCACCATCGCCGTGATGTTGTCCGTGCTCTTGGCTCCCATTCCACGTTGGCTGAGACGGATACACGTCCCGGAACCGGTTTCCGCGACCCTCCTCCTGTCGATCGTCGTCTTCGGACTCGGTTACGGGATGACGTTCTTGGCCGAACCCGCGGCCGGGTGGCTGGAGAAAGCCCCTCACGTGTTCCGAGAAGCCGAGTACAAACTGCGCGTGATCAAAAAGCCGATGCAGGAATTGAGTAAGGCCGGTGAACTGATCGCCACGGCCACGACCTTGGATGAGGCGAAGAAAGTCCAGAAAGTCGAAATCCACAACGGAATCTGGCCCGCCAGGATGTTCACGATCACGAGCGAGCTGCTGATGGGCGGGGCGACGATGCTCATCTTGCTGTTCTTCCTGCTCTCCTCGGGAGATCTCTTTCTGGAAAAATTGGTCAAGATCCTTCCGACATTCGAGGATAAGAAGCGGGCCGTGGAAATCGTCCGCGAGATCGAACACCGCCTGGCTCGTTACCTCGTGACAGTCAGCGGAATCAATATCGCACTAGGCATCGCCGTCGGCGTGGGGATGCACCTGCTGGGCATGCCCAATGCGCCGCTCTGGGGGGTCATGGCGGCGATGCTGACGTTCATTCCCTATCTGGGCCACATGATCGGAGTCAGCGTGGTGACGCTCGTTGCGGCGGTGACGTTCGACGACCTGGGACAGATTCTCACCGTCGGCGGTTTGTATTGGGCGCTCGCCGTCATCGAGGGTACGCTCGTCAATCCGATGATCGTCGGACATCGACTTGAGTTAAATCCGGTGATTATTGTGGTCGCCCTCATGTTGTGGGGCTGGATCTGGGGAATCGGCGGCACGTTCGTGGCCGTGCCCTTGATGGTCGGCGTGAAGATCTTCTGCGACCACATCGAGCCGCTAGCGCCGATCGGCGAGTTTCTCGGTGCTCGCGAGGGTGGTGGATGA
- a CDS encoding ATP-binding protein produces MPRKKTPGSNKSQPETLRSPSPPADHVEDFEKLGLFYLGRPYDLAGRRAEPGWLLYDSKDLVTHAVCVGMTGSGKTGLCLALLEEAAIDNIPAIIIDPKGDLGNLLLTFPNLTADDFRPWINEDEAVNKGLSTADYAAAQAKLWKDGLAAWHQDGARIRRLREAADFAIYTPGSHAGLPVSILKSFTAPAPDVRQDTELLAERIGTTVTGLLGLLGVAADPIQSREHILLSSILDHAWRKGDDLDLAELIHAIQSPPVSKIGVLDVESFFPAKDRFALAMKLNNLLAAPGFQAWMEGEALDIQRLLYGPTGKPRHAVFSIAHLNDAERMFFVTLLLSQFVGWMRAQSGTTSLRALLYMDEIFGYFPPVANPPSKLPLMTLLKQARAFGVGIVLATQNPVDLDYKGLANTGTWFIGRLQTERDKARVLEGLEGASLGADHPFNRSRMEQLLAGLGSRIFLMNNVHEDEPVVFETRWCLSYLRGPLTRSQIKRLMDEQRNDRERPASPPAALAPVGREKGGARPVLPPDVPQQFIPVRGAPPERGELVYVPMVAGVGRIRFSDTKMGFDETQEVAALVPIGEGALPVRWDRASTVSLSVEDLESNPMDGAIFLPVPAGVVTAKSTAGWSKEFGAWLFRTQSLTCLRSPSMKVVSKPGESERDFRVRLQQIAREQRDKSAEALRQKYAPKLASLRDRMRRAEQTQERQRAESRSSQVQAAITVGASILGAFLGRKTISAANVGRATTAIRGAGRAIKEAQDVSHAEENVGALQQQLLGMEQQLKLETDALAASPDPLNEALDALAVRPNKSNVTVTLVTLAWVPQWRDQQGALSEAWA; encoded by the coding sequence ATGCCACGGAAAAAAACGCCAGGTTCGAACAAGTCGCAACCGGAGACGCTTCGATCGCCTTCGCCGCCCGCCGATCACGTGGAAGACTTCGAAAAGCTCGGCCTGTTCTATCTCGGCCGCCCGTATGACCTTGCCGGCAGGCGGGCCGAGCCGGGGTGGTTGCTCTACGATTCGAAGGACCTCGTGACCCACGCGGTCTGCGTCGGCATGACCGGCAGCGGAAAGACCGGCTTGTGTCTGGCGCTCCTTGAAGAAGCCGCCATCGACAATATTCCGGCCATCATCATCGATCCGAAGGGCGATTTGGGCAATCTGTTGTTGACGTTCCCCAACCTCACGGCGGACGATTTCCGCCCCTGGATCAACGAGGATGAGGCCGTGAATAAGGGGCTGTCCACTGCCGACTATGCCGCAGCACAGGCGAAATTGTGGAAAGACGGACTTGCCGCCTGGCATCAGGACGGCGCCAGGATCCGGCGTTTGAGGGAAGCCGCGGACTTCGCGATCTACACTCCGGGAAGCCATGCCGGCCTGCCGGTCTCGATTCTGAAATCGTTCACGGCGCCGGCTCCGGACGTCCGGCAGGACACGGAGCTATTAGCGGAAAGGATCGGTACGACCGTCACCGGCCTTCTGGGATTGCTTGGAGTCGCGGCCGATCCGATTCAGAGTCGCGAGCATATTCTCCTGTCGTCGATCCTCGATCACGCCTGGCGCAAGGGGGACGACCTGGACCTCGCCGAGCTCATCCATGCCATTCAGTCGCCACCGGTCTCCAAAATCGGGGTGTTGGACGTCGAATCGTTTTTCCCGGCCAAGGACCGCTTCGCGCTGGCCATGAAACTGAACAATCTGCTCGCGGCCCCGGGCTTCCAGGCGTGGATGGAAGGCGAAGCGCTGGATATTCAGCGCCTGCTCTACGGTCCGACGGGCAAGCCGCGTCACGCGGTCTTTTCCATCGCACACTTGAACGACGCGGAGCGAATGTTCTTCGTCACGCTGCTGCTGAGTCAATTCGTGGGATGGATGCGGGCGCAATCGGGCACGACGAGTCTGCGGGCATTGCTCTACATGGACGAGATTTTCGGCTATTTCCCGCCGGTGGCCAATCCGCCGTCCAAGCTGCCGCTGATGACGCTGCTCAAGCAGGCCAGGGCCTTCGGCGTCGGGATCGTCCTCGCGACACAAAATCCCGTGGATCTGGATTACAAGGGACTCGCCAATACCGGCACGTGGTTCATCGGCCGATTGCAGACCGAGCGGGACAAGGCGCGGGTGCTCGAGGGGCTCGAAGGCGCGTCGCTCGGCGCCGATCACCCGTTCAATCGGAGCCGGATGGAGCAGTTGCTGGCTGGACTCGGCAGCCGGATTTTTCTCATGAACAACGTGCATGAGGACGAACCGGTCGTTTTCGAGACCCGCTGGTGTTTGTCCTATCTGCGGGGACCGCTGACCCGTTCACAGATCAAACGACTCATGGACGAGCAACGCAATGACCGGGAACGACCGGCATCTCCGCCCGCCGCCCTTGCACCGGTTGGACGTGAAAAGGGCGGCGCTCGTCCGGTGCTGCCTCCGGACGTTCCTCAACAGTTCATTCCGGTGCGCGGCGCGCCGCCCGAGCGTGGCGAACTCGTCTATGTGCCCATGGTGGCAGGGGTGGGACGGATCAGGTTTTCCGACACAAAGATGGGCTTCGACGAGACGCAAGAGGTGGCCGCTCTGGTTCCGATCGGAGAAGGCGCGCTGCCGGTCCGATGGGATCGCGCGTCGACGGTTTCATTGTCCGTCGAGGACTTGGAGTCCAATCCAATGGACGGGGCGATCTTTCTTCCCGTTCCAGCCGGCGTGGTTACGGCCAAGAGTACGGCCGGATGGAGCAAGGAGTTCGGGGCCTGGCTCTTCCGCACGCAGAGCCTGACCTGTCTCAGAAGTCCCAGCATGAAAGTGGTGTCGAAACCGGGAGAGTCCGAACGGGATTTTCGGGTCCGTCTTCAGCAGATCGCCCGCGAACAGCGGGACAAGTCGGCGGAAGCCCTGCGCCAGAAATACGCGCCCAAGCTGGCTTCGCTGAGAGATCGGATGAGACGGGCCGAGCAAACGCAGGAGCGGCAACGGGCCGAATCCAGGTCCAGCCAAGTGCAGGCCGCCATCACGGTCGGAGCCTCGATTCTCGGGGCATTCCTCGGACGCAAGACGATCAGCGCGGCCAACGTGGGGCGGGCCACCACGGCGATTCGTGGCGCGGGCCGGGCGATCAAGGAAGCACAGGACGTGAGCCACGCGGAAGAAAACGTCGGCGCGCTCCAGCAACAGCTGCTCGGCATGGAACAGCAGCTCAAGTTGGAGACCGACGCGCTGGCAGCCTCGCCAGATCCGCTGAACGAGGCGCTCGACGCGCTTGCCGTCCGCCCGAACAAGTCCAACGTGACGGTCACGCTCGTGACGTTGGCCTGGGTGCCTCAGTGGAGGGATCAGCAAGGAGCGCTGAGCGAGGCTTGGGCCTAG
- a CDS encoding patatin-like phospholipase family protein, which yields MADAQEHGPYPLSRVLEEEYAALHGPLPAGDPAASDADRLASAYARIHGLPRRQAALCVSGGGIRSATFALGVIQGLARLKLLDRFDYLSTVSGGGYIGSWLSAWIKNHQRGLAGVAEELRQPPQPDCVEPLPIAYLRAYSNYLSPRLGLMSADSWTLVGTYLRNLVLNWLVFIPFLLALLAVPLLYRAALRSHAPDALAGFCAFLGSTFLLGHLVYLHLCRPSLWKLRTSPSWRWFESQPAFLGLCLTPLLLGVTSLSLGWYWHLQAERTLEHMTLNGWSSLAIFSLGAAAMHTVAWLIAALVLRRRWNDVWRYLELLTIVLSGLLGGGLLWLALSKSAPLSGLPRFEDWYACGAVPGFLSLFLLAASVFIGIASRSTGDDDREWWGRSGSWVLIATVSWTGMCGIVIFGPLVLAQIPGWLTSAGGITGIVTIALGFSARTAGKQDHERPSLLAKIGAKGYVLLLAPLTVVLVLMTLARVNAAVLQSAPALQIGQYIIGLALFAVLMSFYININKFSLHAMYRNRLIRAYLGASRGFKRVPNPFTGFDSHDNFQMADLAPEGAAVQRPFHVVNIALNLVRGKNLAWQQRKAQSFTVSPLHCGSGNMTPGGYRLTKEYGKNPAVNQAITIGTALAISGAAASPNMGYHSSPAVTLLLTLFNIRLGWWLGNPGEAGKTAYRRSCPEFAVGPLLSEAFGLTNDERRYVYLSDGGHFENLALYEMVRRRCRIIVVSDAGCDQLSRFSDLGNAIRKIRIDLGIEIELDVEKVRRKAGSPYSERRHAVGRIRYDLVDPGATSGLLLYLKPSLTGREPTDVLDYAASHPEFPHESTGDQFFDESQFESYRKLGLHTVNEVFLDVAAETGLADDRLFDLLYSHGSG from the coding sequence ATGGCGGACGCACAGGAACACGGTCCCTATCCCCTTTCCAGGGTGCTGGAGGAGGAATATGCAGCCCTCCACGGGCCGCTGCCGGCCGGGGATCCCGCTGCCTCCGACGCCGATCGGCTCGCCTCCGCCTACGCCCGCATCCATGGCCTTCCGCGCCGCCAGGCGGCGTTGTGCGTGTCCGGAGGAGGCATCCGAAGTGCGACGTTCGCACTCGGCGTCATCCAAGGGCTGGCGAGACTCAAACTATTGGACCGGTTCGACTATTTGTCGACGGTCTCAGGGGGCGGCTATATTGGCAGCTGGCTCTCCGCCTGGATCAAGAATCACCAGCGGGGTCTTGCCGGAGTCGCGGAGGAGCTGCGGCAACCACCGCAACCGGACTGCGTGGAACCGCTGCCCATCGCCTATCTGCGGGCCTACAGCAACTATCTCAGCCCTCGCCTGGGACTCATGTCCGCCGATTCCTGGACCCTGGTGGGAACCTATCTCCGCAATCTCGTCCTCAACTGGCTGGTCTTCATTCCGTTTCTGCTCGCATTGCTGGCCGTTCCGCTTCTGTACCGGGCGGCGCTGAGGAGTCACGCGCCGGACGCACTGGCCGGCTTCTGCGCGTTTCTGGGAAGCACCTTTCTGCTGGGCCATCTCGTCTACCTCCACTTGTGCCGGCCGAGCCTTTGGAAACTGCGGACGTCTCCGTCGTGGCGGTGGTTCGAGAGCCAACCGGCGTTCTTGGGCCTCTGTCTGACTCCCCTCCTATTGGGCGTCACCAGCCTGTCGCTCGGCTGGTACTGGCACCTGCAAGCCGAGCGAACCTTGGAGCACATGACGCTCAACGGATGGTCGAGTCTGGCGATCTTCTCGTTAGGAGCCGCGGCCATGCATACGGTCGCCTGGCTGATCGCCGCACTGGTATTGCGGCGCCGCTGGAACGACGTCTGGCGCTATCTCGAACTCCTGACCATCGTCCTCAGCGGGTTGCTCGGCGGCGGACTCTTGTGGCTCGCGCTGTCCAAGTCAGCGCCCCTATCAGGCCTTCCACGCTTCGAAGACTGGTACGCCTGCGGCGCCGTCCCGGGATTCTTATCCCTGTTTCTCCTCGCCGCCTCGGTATTCATCGGCATCGCCAGCCGTTCGACGGGGGACGACGACCGCGAATGGTGGGGGCGCTCAGGTTCCTGGGTGCTGATCGCCACCGTGAGTTGGACCGGCATGTGCGGCATCGTGATCTTCGGACCCCTGGTGCTGGCACAGATCCCCGGCTGGCTGACGTCGGCGGGAGGTATCACCGGCATCGTGACGATCGCCCTGGGATTCAGCGCACGAACGGCGGGCAAGCAGGACCATGAGCGGCCGAGCCTGTTGGCAAAAATCGGAGCGAAAGGATATGTGCTCCTGCTTGCGCCGTTGACGGTCGTCCTGGTGCTGATGACGCTCGCCCGGGTGAACGCCGCCGTGCTGCAGAGCGCGCCGGCGCTTCAGATCGGTCAATACATCATCGGCCTGGCGCTGTTCGCCGTCTTGATGTCGTTCTACATCAATATCAACAAGTTTTCGCTCCATGCCATGTACCGAAACCGGCTGATACGCGCCTATCTGGGGGCTTCGCGCGGATTCAAACGCGTCCCGAATCCCTTCACCGGATTCGATTCCCACGACAATTTTCAGATGGCAGACCTCGCCCCGGAAGGCGCCGCGGTTCAGCGCCCCTTCCACGTCGTCAATATCGCTCTGAACCTCGTGCGTGGGAAAAACCTGGCATGGCAGCAACGGAAGGCCCAATCGTTCACCGTCAGCCCGCTGCACTGCGGCAGCGGCAACATGACGCCGGGCGGCTACCGTCTGACCAAGGAATACGGCAAGAACCCCGCGGTGAATCAGGCCATCACGATCGGCACCGCACTGGCCATCTCAGGCGCCGCCGCGAGTCCCAACATGGGCTATCATTCGTCTCCCGCGGTAACCCTGCTGTTGACGCTGTTCAATATCAGGCTCGGATGGTGGCTCGGAAATCCCGGAGAAGCGGGCAAGACGGCCTATCGCCGATCCTGCCCGGAGTTTGCCGTGGGACCCCTCCTGTCCGAAGCCTTCGGATTGACCAACGACGAGCGGCGCTACGTCTATCTTTCGGACGGTGGGCACTTCGAGAATCTCGCGCTCTACGAGATGGTCCGGCGGCGATGCCGCATCATCGTCGTCAGCGACGCCGGCTGCGACCAGCTCTCGAGATTTTCCGACCTGGGCAACGCCATCCGAAAGATTCGAATCGATTTGGGCATTGAAATCGAGTTGGACGTCGAGAAGGTGCGGCGCAAGGCCGGTTCACCCTACAGCGAGCGCCGCCACGCGGTCGGACGAATCCGCTATGACCTGGTCGATCCCGGGGCGACCAGCGGCCTCTTGCTGTATCTCAAGCCATCGCTGACCGGTCGGGAACCGACCGACGTGCTCGACTATGCGGCGAGCCATCCGGAATTTCCGCACGAATCGACCGGCGATCAGTTTTTCGACGAATCGCAGTTCGAATCCTATCGCAAACTTGGCTTGCACACGGTCAACGAGGTGTTCCTCGATGTCGCCGCGGAGACGGGGCTGGCCGATGATCGCCTCTTCGACCTGCTCTACTCGCATGGAAGCGGATAA